DNA from Flavobacterium aestivum:
AGAGCGTACAAAATTATCAATGTTGCGTCGTAAAGTTGCTGAAAGATTAGTAGCTGCTAAAAACGAAACAGCAATGTTGACTACTTTTAATGAAGTAAACATGACGCCAATTAATAATTTGCGTAATGAATACAAAGATGCATTCAAAGCAAAGCATGGTGGAGTTAGTTTAGGATATATGTCATTCTTTACTAAAGCGGTTACAAGAGCATTGCAATTGTATCCAGATGTAAACTCTATGATGGATGGTGACCATAAAATCGGATTCGATTTCTGTGATATCTCTATTGCGGTTTCTGGACCAAAAGGATTAATGGTTCCTGTAGTTCGTAACGCTGAAAATTTAACTTTCCGTGGAGTTGAAGCAGAAATTAAAAGATTAGCATTAAGAGCTCGTGACGGACAAATCACAGTTGATGATATGACTGGTGGAACATTTACCATTACAAATGGTGGTGTTTTTGGAAGTATGTTATCTACGCCAATTATCAATCCTCCGCAATCAGGAATTTTAGGAATGCACAATATTATTGAGCGTCCGATTGCTGTAAACGGAAAAGTAGAAATTCACCCAATGATGTATGTGGCACTTTCTTATGACCACAGAATTATTGACGGACGTGAGTCTGTTGGGTTCTTAGTAGCTGTAAAAGAAGCTTTAGAAAACCCATTGGAGTTATTGTGTGATAACAATCCTAAAAAAGCATTTGAATTGTAAATCAACAATCTATTAAATAAGAAAACCGTTTAGTCTTGCTAAACGGTTTTTTGGTTTTAGGATGTGCTATAAAAGCGTAATAAGCAAATGGCTATCTAAAACTTTTGTTCCAGATAGCCATTTTAATTTCTTCAGTTTGGGGCTGAATTCTTTATGAAATTAGCCATTAACTATAATTGTAGGATCCCATACAAAATAGCCAAACAATTTCATTGTTCCTGCATTTCTGTCTAGAGTATAAAGAGCAAAACTAATATTATATTGTTCAGTTCCGCTTGAAATTACGTCTGCTTGGTAGAACCAAAATGTCATATTATTAACAACTTGAATAGGTAGTGGAGATGCTCCTACAGATGGTTGAATTCCTGGAGCAGTAAATACTTTAGATGTGAAATCTCCAAATACATTTGAACCACCAAATTTTTGTACATTATACATTATAACTGCACTATTGAAATTGTCATATTCAGATATTGCGTTAAAACGAACTAAGTCCCCAACAAGAGCAGTAATCGTTAAGTCGGCTGTACCACTTCCATTACTTCCTGCTAAATTAGAACTTACCATGTACTGGTATTGATGCCCAATAGGTGTTGGTTTTGTAGAGTCTGTACTTCCTCCGTTTGGGTAATCATTCTGGATTTTATCCGTGTCAATGATTATTTGAATGTTGGTAATCTGTGCAACGTTATTTAAATTTAATGCTGCTTCTAATACTTCTGAATTTTTTAAATTTGAATCCATTTTAATTAATTTAATGATTTTTACCTACTCATTTGATCAGTTTTTCGGTTTCCGCTGATGTGTTATTATAAACCTAAAATTAAAGTAATACATGAGTTTTTTTTAGCGTATAAATACTTGGTTTTGAGTAGTATGTGTGCTTTTTTTGATACTATCTTGTCTGATTGTGAGGATAGATGTAGGATTTGCTAATTTGGGGTAAAGCTTTATTGATCAAAAATTAAAGGAATCTTTTTTTAGTATGTTATCTTGTCTTGAGATAAGGAAACAAATTCATTAAATAAAAAAACCGTTTAGTTAAACGGTTTTTTTATGCTTAGCTTTTCTTCTAAAGCTGAGTTTATTTTTGTTGATATTTCATTATAATCGGGATTGTAATTGTCCCAAATTTTCCAAACAGCATCTATCTTTTTAATAAAATAGGTTTGCCTATTTACTTTGTTAAAAACAATTGTGATATTGTCATTTTCATCTTTCCATTCTAAATTCCAAAACTCTTTTACAGTAAAAATGGCAATGGTTTCGGATATGCTGGAGACTTTAAAATCATAAATTTCAAAATTTGATCTATTGTTGGTGCAGTTCAAATGGTAATTTAATTTCGAATAGCTTTCTATAACGTCAGTAATTCTTTTTGATAACGGGCCATCAGTAAAAAAGAATTTTGACAAACTTGCTACTTTGACTTCTGGTAGTTTTTTCAAACAATTAAATTCTTCTTGACAATAATTTGTAATAAGTTCTTCAAAAAAGGAAACAGGTTCAATTTTGCTCTCTAATTCAGATGATTTACCGAGATCTATTGCTTCGTTATTTAAAAAACTATTTAAGGAAGGATATCCAATAAAAATGGCCAATTTGTCTAAGCTTTTCAGGAAACGCAAATCTGAATTTTTTGTTTCCGATGGGTGATTTGTGAAAATTCTTTGTAAAGTCATACTCGAAATGGAGCATCCAAGTTCGTTTCTCTTTGAGCCTTGCATGAACTCTGATTTTTCTAAGCGGTCAGTGATTATTTCTGATAAGATAATATAGTGTGCTCTCTTCCATTCTTTGGTCCCAGACAAAGTGCTGTTCTGTATAATGGGATGAGATTGTATGCCTTTTTTTAGTTTTTCTATTATGAGTTCCATAGTACTAATCTTTGTTTGTAATAGCTAATATTCTCTCATATAACAGTTAATGTTATTTGCTGTTAATGACTGATCGCTAAATAGTTATGAAAAAGATATGTTGTAGTTGTGGTTCTTTTAGTGTTAATATATTGCTAAAATTACATATAAATTTGTTAAATAAATTAATAACCTAAAAAAAACTAAAAATTATGAAAAAACAATTTATTAAAAACATTGCTAGAAAGATTGCGATCCTGTTTGTGGCCATACTTGCGTTTGTGTCATGTGAGAAAAACAACGAACAGTCAGAAGATGTTCAAGGGAAATTAATGGATGGAGAGGTTAATTTGCTGGATAAAGGGAGATATGGACTGGCTCCATTTTCTGAAGAATATTTGAAAAGTATAGTGTTCTTATCTCCAAAAGAATACCGTTTAGAAATTGCAAAATTCAGGCCAGATCTGAAATCACTTTCTGAGAAATCGTCTTTATCTGCTGCAGTTGCTTCGGTAAAAAACTTGCCAACTCCTCCGGTCGGTGATCAAGGAAGTGAAGGTTCATGCGTTGGTTGGGGAGTAGGATATGCAGCTCACAGTATTACTCGTTATATTAATAATACAGTGCATCAAAGCAATTGGGCAGGTGCTTCAAGGAGTGCGGCTTATGTTTACAATCAAATAAAATTAGGGAATTGCGGAGCAGGTTCATATCCGAATGATGCAATGAATTTAATTCAGAATCAAGGAGAATGTAGTAATTCACAAATGCCCTATGTAGCAGGAAGCTGTTATGTTATGCCATCAGCTCAACAAAAAACTTGGGCAGCGGGAAGAAAATCAGGTGGTTGGTTTAATGTGAACCCTAGAAATACATCAGATATTAAATATTACCTTAATCAGAATTATGCTGTAGCGGTATGTTTCAACGTGAATCAAAGTTTTTATGACATTCGTAATAACAATTATGTTTGGTCTAGCGTCTATGGATCTACACAAGGAGGTCATTGTGTTTGTATTGTAGGATATGATGATGCTACACAACTTTTTAAAGTACAGAATTCCTGGGGATCTGGATGGGGACGTAGTGGTTTCTTTTATGTAACGTATACTAATATTGCAAATGGGGCATTCAACTGGGCGGGTTGTATTATTCCTAATCCATCAGCGAATATTTAGTGTATAAATCAATTCTCAAATTTATATAATAT
Protein-coding regions in this window:
- the odhB gene encoding 2-oxoglutarate dehydrogenase complex dihydrolipoyllysine-residue succinyltransferase, with protein sequence MILEMKVPSPGESIKEVEIATWLVKDGDYVEKDQAIAEVDSDKATLELPAEVSGIITLKAEEGDTVAVGAVVCHIDTDGAKPSGSAPAAEAPKAVEAPKAEVKAEAPKAAPVAASYAAGTPSPAAKKILDEKNIAPATVTGTGKAGRITKEDAVNAVPSMGTPTGGSRGVERTKLSMLRRKVAERLVAAKNETAMLTTFNEVNMTPINNLRNEYKDAFKAKHGGVSLGYMSFFTKAVTRALQLYPDVNSMMDGDHKIGFDFCDISIAVSGPKGLMVPVVRNAENLTFRGVEAEIKRLALRARDGQITVDDMTGGTFTITNGGVFGSMLSTPIINPPQSGILGMHNIIERPIAVNGKVEIHPMMYVALSYDHRIIDGRESVGFLVAVKEALENPLELLCDNNPKKAFEL
- a CDS encoding inclusion body family protein, which gives rise to MDSNLKNSEVLEAALNLNNVAQITNIQIIIDTDKIQNDYPNGGSTDSTKPTPIGHQYQYMVSSNLAGSNGSGTADLTITALVGDLVRFNAISEYDNFNSAVIMYNVQKFGGSNVFGDFTSKVFTAPGIQPSVGASPLPIQVVNNMTFWFYQADVISSGTEQYNISFALYTLDRNAGTMKLFGYFVWDPTIIVNG
- a CDS encoding C1 family peptidase: MKKQFIKNIARKIAILFVAILAFVSCEKNNEQSEDVQGKLMDGEVNLLDKGRYGLAPFSEEYLKSIVFLSPKEYRLEIAKFRPDLKSLSEKSSLSAAVASVKNLPTPPVGDQGSEGSCVGWGVGYAAHSITRYINNTVHQSNWAGASRSAAYVYNQIKLGNCGAGSYPNDAMNLIQNQGECSNSQMPYVAGSCYVMPSAQQKTWAAGRKSGGWFNVNPRNTSDIKYYLNQNYAVAVCFNVNQSFYDIRNNNYVWSSVYGSTQGGHCVCIVGYDDATQLFKVQNSWGSGWGRSGFFYVTYTNIANGAFNWAGCIIPNPSANI